A window from Mangifera indica cultivar Alphonso chromosome 2, CATAS_Mindica_2.1, whole genome shotgun sequence encodes these proteins:
- the LOC123208495 gene encoding putative pentatricopeptide repeat-containing protein At3g16710, mitochondrial, translated as MILGGFKPSVDVFNVLLGAIVEKKRGFEDVVFIYEEMVKAAVLPNFDTLNYLLEVLCANSSIESALDQFRRMNKKGFSQNSRKFEMIIKGLILINRVDDSVIILGEISDAGFEPELTFYTCIMPLCMCENHRLDDANNLLEEMIENSRTPAVDVLVDLVAGLCAIGKFDEAMNFLEDKCGYVTSPHNAMLEGCCNAVPDSATYSALVVGNCQLRNYEDALQVFHWYVQYALGKSPCSVKSYLVVVSPIVGNPTQVSEMTWERIKKFLMSPGGQSAIMASQCSYEAGAILKNMCFTEFTLGDLLQILNMVITIKKWIIHNQTGWQPIVIAVAECSAELGAKSGS; from the exons ATGATTTTGGGTGGTTTTAAGCCCTCAGTTGATGTATTTAATGTTTTGTTAGGTGCTATTGTGGAGAAGAAGAGAGGCTTTGAAGATGTGGTGTTTATTTATGAGGAGATGGTAAAAGCAGCAGTTTTGCCAAATTTTGATACTCTGAACTATTTGTTGGAGGTTTTATGTGCAAATAGTAGCATTGAGTCTGCTTTGGATCAGTTTAGGAGAATGAACAAGAAAGGGTTTAGTCAGAATAGTAGGAAATTTGAGATGATAATAAAAGGTCTTATTTTGATCAATCGAGTGGATGATTCAGTTATCATTTTAGGCGAGATATCTGATGCTGGATTTGAGCCGGAATTGACTTTCTATACCTGTATAATGCCACT ATGTATGTGTGAGAACCATAGATTAGATGATGCGAAtaatcttcttgaagagatgaTAGAAAACAGTAGAACACCTGCTGTTGATGTGCTTGTTGATCTAGTAGCCGGACTTTGTGCaataggaaaatttgatgaagCTATGAATTTCTTGGAAGACAAATGTGGTTACGTAACTTCTCCACACAACGCTATGCTTGAAGGTTGCTGCAATGCTG TTCCTGACTCTGCGACATACTCAGCTCTTGTTGTAGGCAACTGTCAATTGAGAAACTATGAGGATGCTCTGCAGGTGTTCCATTGG TATGTTCAATATGCACTCGGGAAATCTCCTTGTTCTGTTAAGTCATACTTG GTGGTAGTGAGCCCTATTGTTGGTAATCCTACACAAGTCTCGGAAATGACATGGGAAAGAATTAAAAAGTTTCTGATGTCTCCTGGAGGACAATCTGCAATAATGGCTTCTCAATGCAG CTATGAAGCCGGTGCTATATTGAAGAATATGTGTTTTACAGAGTTTACATTAGGTGACTTACTTCAGATCTTGAATATGGTAATTACCATAAAGAAATGGATTATTCATAATCAAACTGGATGGCAGCCAATTGTCATTGCCGTTGCAGAGTGCAGCGCTGAATTAGGCGCTAAATCTGGTTCATAA